Below is a genomic region from Schistocerca americana isolate TAMUIC-IGC-003095 chromosome 1, iqSchAmer2.1, whole genome shotgun sequence.
TTTTGTAATTAACTAAGATAAGACAACAAAATagtaagaatttttaaaatcagaCAAAAATTGTTATGGGAACTAATGGGTCAGACATACGTATGGTCATGTAGAGGTCCATGGAGTTCTTGTCTACCACTAAAATTCTGTTTCTGAGATGCAATAGTTACACCAACTTGTCGTATTAGTCTGTCCAGTGACTCAATATAATGACCAATGTTTTCATTGCCAACACTTGCCACAATTTCTTTTAGCAGCTGACATCTGTTCTGTGCTGCTGTTTGCAAGTTCTCAATGttgataactgatgatggctgttccACACTAACTACTTCTTTCCTATTTAAAGAAGTATTTAGTTTATACTGTTTTTTGATATTATAAATGTCTTTCCTTTTTAACATATGCACCCTTTTAAAGCAACTGTCATGGGCACCATCtcttattttctttaaaatttctgtGTCTGATAGTCCACTTGCAATTAAGTCAGCGACCATTGCTCTATCAGCAGGAGTGAGGTGCAGTGAACCCACAGAGAAGTTGTGGCCTGTGTGTGTAGCATAGAACTGGACACTGACTTTTCCTGATGGCATCTTTGTCACTATCAAAGATGCAGGACACGTGCGGCCAATTTTGACTGACGGCCCCCTCAGCCTTAGGCCCATACCTGATTTTATGACATTTCCTGAACGGTGGCAGAAATAATAAGTTTTAAACTTCTCTGGGTCTATTATCCCACCACCTTTCTTTACAAATGAGACACACTTTTCACCTTCCATCTTTATTTTCCACTGAAGGAACTCTGAAAAAACAAATGTGGTTTTATTGACAGCAACAATTCTGCATGGGAAAATTCTTTTCAAAAGAGATATTAGATATACCACTGTTTCCTTACGTTCCATAGATTCAAACTCCATTTCTTCTCTTTTAATCTTAATTCCATGTTGACATTCTAGATGGTTTCTTAGGTCTCGCATCGAACGGCACATAAAATCATTACACTCTGTGCACGATACCTTAAAGACAAAGATATGAGATTTAAGTTCTTCAACAAGGAAGCCATTACAGAACTTTAAACGTTTGTGTGTGTGCAGAAGGTTTGGAGAGAGGGGCCGGGAGCACATATACATATTTAAGCAACAACATGCAGTGTTGCACACAAAGAAATTACACAGTATGAGTGATGCAGAATTAACTAACAGTTGGGTAGAACTGATATATCAGTTTTGACTGTAATAATAATCACTGTATGTACGTATAAATTTAAAGACATACAAAGTGTCCTAGTTTCCTGTCAAGGAACAATTATTTACTTAAAAACTGACAGCAGAACTTTGAGAATCATGTCTGTTATCCACTTAAAGTGAAGCTGCTGAAACTAACCTAAAAGGAGACCGTAAGTGCAGGGTAAACACACAAGAAACAACCACACACAGAAGACAAGTGGAACACAAGTTCAcaaactagtagtagtagtagtagtagtagtagtagtggtggtggtggtggtggtggtggtagtagtattcATTCATGGAGCATTTTTTACAAGGTTATTGGACATTTCATTTACttagttttaaaaaaatcatacaagGTAGAAGCTTTAGTCTTCGATAGTGCTGCAGTGTTTGACACTTATCTCAATTTTGTTACAATACCACAGTGATATTCCACCACCCACATAACTTTCTCTCCAGCCACCTACCAACTCCCACATTTGCATCATGCGCCCACAAAAGGGCACTCTCCtcttaactcagtaccacccaggactggagcaactgtatCACATTCTGCGCCAGTGTTCCAACTACCTCTCAATGTGCCC
It encodes:
- the LOC124550735 gene encoding zinc finger protein 234-like, giving the protein MESQKALCEVCGKTFMFRKNLYKHMRQCHDMDVNLNLEFYEIMESLKALCEVCGKTFTFRKNLYKHMRKRHNVDVNNKDKERCKICGKMFSTVAALRRHIRIHSIECRKVSCTECNDFMCRSMRDLRNHLECQHGIKIKREEMEFESMEQFLQWKIKMEGEKCVSFVKKGGGIIDPEKFKTYYFCHRSGNVIKSGMGLRLRGPSVKIGRTCPASLIVTKMPSGKVSVQFYATHTGHNFSVGSLHLTPADRAMVADLIASGLSDTEILKKIRDGAHDSCFKRVHMLKRKDIYNIKKQYKLNTSLNRKEVVSVEQPSSVINIENLQTAAQNRCQLLKEIVASVGNENIGHYIESLDRLIRQVGVTIASQKQNFSGRQELHGPLHDHTYV